The following DNA comes from Candidatus Tanganyikabacteria bacterium.
CAAGGGGCTCACCGGCAAGGGTGTCTACCTGCCCGATGAGATCCTGGTTTCCGATCCCTTGTCCTCGCGCCGGGACTACCTCACGGCCGAGTACGGGGTCGCCCACACGGCCCACAACGCGGACTGCCTGGCGGCCGAGACCATCATCCTGGCCGTGAAGCCGGTCCAGCTTCACGAGGTCCTGGACGAAGTCGGCTCGCGGTGGCCGGCAAGCACCCTGGGCATCTCCATCGTCGCGGGCGCCCGTCTCGCCGGTTTCCGCCGCTACTTCCCGGGGGGCGAGCCGCCGCTCGTGCGGACCATGCCCAACACGTGCTGCACCATCGGGCACGGCATCACGGCCGTCGCGTGCAACGAGCAGGCTGGCGAGGAGCACCGCCAGCGCGCCCACCGCATCTTCGAGAGCGTCGGCGAGTGCGTGGACCTCCCCGAGACCTACTTCGACGCCGTCACCGGGCTTTCCGGCAGCGGCCCCGCATACGTCACGCTGATCATCGAGGCGCTCATCGACGCGGGCGTGCAGCAGGGCCTGCCCCGGCGCATCTCGCGCGAACTGGTGTGCCAGACCGTGGCCGGCGCGGCCCTGCTGGTCAAGCAATCCGGCAAGCACCCGGCGGAGCTAAAGGATCAGGTCGTCACGCCGGCGGGCACGACCGCGGCCGGCCTCCAGGTGCTG
Coding sequences within:
- the proC gene encoding pyrroline-5-carboxylate reductase, with the protein product MSSPKLALIGGGTMAEALVKGLTGKGVYLPDEILVSDPLSSRRDYLTAEYGVAHTAHNADCLAAETIILAVKPVQLHEVLDEVGSRWPASTLGISIVAGARLAGFRRYFPGGEPPLVRTMPNTCCTIGHGITAVACNEQAGEEHRQRAHRIFESVGECVDLPETYFDAVTGLSGSGPAYVTLIIEALIDAGVQQGLPRRISRELVCQTVAGAALLVKQSGKHPAELKDQVVTPAGTTAAGLQVLEEAAVRATFCLAVKAATVRSRELGQEAQSREAHPTKPLSERRLLFPATAEKPDSSAGVTNQ